Part of the Stigmatopora argus isolate UIUO_Sarg chromosome 3, RoL_Sarg_1.0, whole genome shotgun sequence genome, AGAACCAAAAGTGTCCTTTTACTCCAATGCTGGTTTATGGGGACTGCAATCCAGATGCAGGCCGACCAATATACAACTGCATGGACATGTCTCGTGGATGTAATTTACAAATACGTAAATCATTGTTGAGTTCGATACAGGAATACGTCATTTAAAATAGTTTGAAAATGATCACTTTTAGGCACAGTCAGGGCGGTCAGGTAGTGGGGACGGGTCTTCAGATTATCTTCTCACCATTGCGAGAGATCTTTTATAGTTAGTATATGGTGGTTGGCTGAAAGATGAGATCAAGGCTTATAGTTGTCCCTTAGTGTTTCCTGCACCGCAGCAACTCTGTTATCGAAGGATGATTCATTCGCAATGTTGGTGATCCCACGCAAAGGTCTGTTTGCAGGACCATATAAAAACATACTTATTGTGGTTTGAAATATGAAACAACTAAATCCATTCTTTTTCTCTTGTGAAGTCCGGTTGTGCTTGGCCATATTGAGACTATTGATGCGCCACAATTTGATAGGGGATGATGGCAAGATCTCTTTTGATTGGAAGAGAGTGAGAGTATGATTGGCATTTCCACGCCCATAGAGATGCctcctgttttttgttgttgttgccagaTTGGCGCTGGTGGTCAGTGGTCTTCTGGAGTTGTTgtcaaaaatccattttttttcctccagaaaAGCATAGTAAGGTCCAGTAAGATGACTTGCTTTTGCCGGTTTGTGtggtttttaatgttttggttCAGTTCTAGAGATGCATGATGAGAGTCTTGGGTCCCATCCCCACTGTCAGGAGACCTGCCAGACATGACCAATCGATAGGtgattacaaacaaattcaaaatgtgCCCGTTACCcataaaaatgaagatgaatGGAATCTATTGTTGTGTTTTGAGGGATCTCCTGTTCATTGTGTAGCTTTGATTTGTGTAGACAGTTGAAAATGAAAGATTATTGTAAATAATAACCAcccccaactttttttttttaagatgagggtcaaaataaatggatgattcatttttatggctttttttttgctcctttgCTAGCAACTTTATGCTCATCAATTTTATCTTTtatgaagacaaaatgaacgATTATATTTCTCTGGCGGACACCAGCAATGATGTAGTTTATTTTCAGACATGCATTAATGCACTGctcgtgtcttttttttatttatctcttAGCATAATTATTTGAttgagtttttatttattgtgttgcTTTAACAAATGCATGTTTAGGAAACACTACTTAAACTAGTTCTACTGCTTTAACATAATTCTCATTTGTATTAATAGATAAATGTTCTGCGTTACTGTAGCTGTATACGTTAATTTTAGTCATTTGATAACGGCCAAAGTGCTCCAACAAAATAAGTTTGTACGACAAGTATTCACAGTCAATTTTGGGGGAAACTTAAGGGGTTTGAAGATtccttatagtctgaaaatacAATAGAAAGTTAAGGTAAATAAAGAATAGAAATTGCATTAATGCCCTGGACTtggtaattttatgactttaagTGATAATAACACTGATAAAATCAACAAGCAAACCTATAACAGAGCCCTGTGGACTTTATTGGGGATTTAAATTTGAATTCATAAaggtgaaataaaataaattggttaataaaattaacattttgcAAAAATGTGCCGGACCTAGGACAGACATAGTGAATAAATGTGGACTTGATGGCTTTCATTTGGGAAACTAAAGTTGAAGTGGTTTTACCGTGGTGGTCTTGACTCGTCCCCCCGGTTGCGTGCAAGTCCATCCCGACTGGTTGACAAGCAGGTCGCATCCCTCGTCATCCAAACACGGACTCATCTCACACCACTGACGACTCAGTACGATTTCGGCTGACGGGGCAGGAAGGGAGACCAATCGTTGACATTATTATTGCTGCTTAGGATTACGATGACCACAATCTAAATGTACGCAAGCTGGGTAGTTTTTCCTGTTTCTAAATGCTCATTTATGGTAAGTGATAGTCACAGCGGAAATGCCATTAAAAAACTAGAATACAAATTTGGGAACAGAGGAGGCTTTAAAATAGGACATTTGCACCAAAATATCGGGACACAAGCAAAGCgaaaagtgccaaaaatattgaaagaaagaaaatggggaaaaaaaataatctatacatattactatttcgAAGCCGGGCCCCTTTGCTTGTGTAAAATAAAAGTATGGCCAATTTGCCAGAGATGAGTACACTGACAAAAGTAAAAATGCTTTCTTAAAATATTTGTGTTGCTGTACTTTAGACAAGTAAATCTCTAGTGACATAAATACCAAAGTAGCGCTGTGGAAAAGGtcataaatgtttttatttaccaCCATTTCTCATCCTGCCCTTCACATGACCAACGGGAACATTCCGCCATGTCACGTGACATATACATACCTCTTGAAAATTTCACATTTGTCATCTCATGGGTGGCACTAATGGCCACTATCGAGTTTTCATATACCGCCGCTTGGGCCCTAACAATTCAATGTCATGATCTGTACAAGCTAGCCAACTAGGCAAACTCATAAATCTCCAAGTTTTATTTTGTGTAGGTGCACGGGGGGGCTAGTGTCTCACCGCGCACACAGGCTGGGCGTCCTCGGATGGTGCCGGCCGTCTGGCCCTCAATGCAGGCGCAACGAGCCGTCTGGCGGGCGATGTTCCGTCTGGGCCGGCTGCCGTAATGCTCCAGTGTGACGATCTCGCAGCTACCGGTCCATAGGTGACCTCGACACGCACAAAACACTAATTATAATTTTGGACTATTTCTCTTGTTGGCAAAAAAACCTCTGACTGAAATTCTAGCTCATTGGGTACAATTGGCAGTGACAGACGTAGCAGAACTACTCTAAAATTGAtctgtttttacattttgaccACCCAGTGACATTTTTATCTTTGTGAAAATGGATTTTTAACACCTTGCCCTTTAAAGCGCcaatataaaatgttaaaaatactgGTTTAAAACCCTAtgtgaaaacaaaaccaaagaATGATGACTTAAAAGTCCTTCAGATTGGGAATTTTTGGCATAGGACAAACTTAATACACACCTAATGATAGAAATATTTGGGTTGCAATTCTATACAAAGATGCTATCTTCATAACAGTACAATTATGATTTGGTTGGCCCGTAGGAAGCAAACACTAACCCTATTGCTGAGcactgtttaataaaaaaaaacgttagaaaatgtaaaaaaaaaaaaaaaaaaaagaataataataatcctcACAAATATTACTTTTATTTTGGTATCCTAACAAAATAGGGATTAGGTTGGTACAAACAACAATTACAGTGCAACATTTCTGCCTGAATATTTTTCAAGCAGAAAGACGAATTGACCTTTGCTTATCTAAATTCAAAGCACTACTTAATTTGGCATTTATTTTAAGGTTGCAAACACGTTGACAGTTTCAGGTGAGCACAGTCTTGCTGTTTTTTAACAGTACAACTGGTCAT contains:
- the LOC144071826 gene encoding chemokine-like protein TAFA-5 isoform X1, translating into MQLYRLLLPLSAAGVCWFLLCALHGHGIRQGTASSRAHARAHGRESTGHLWTGSCEIVTLEHYGSRPRRNIARQTARCACIEGQTAGTIRGRPACVRAEIVLSRQWCEMSPCLDDEGCDLLVNQSGWTCTQPGGRVKTTTVS
- the LOC144071826 gene encoding chemokine-like protein TAFA-5 isoform X2, yielding MQLYRLLLPLSAAGVCWFLLCALHGHGIRQGHLWTGSCEIVTLEHYGSRPRRNIARQTARCACIEGQTAGTIRGRPACVRAEIVLSRQWCEMSPCLDDEGCDLLVNQSGWTCTQPGGRVKTTTVS